The following are encoded together in the Hydractinia symbiolongicarpus strain clone_291-10 chromosome 14, HSymV2.1, whole genome shotgun sequence genome:
- the LOC130625237 gene encoding piggyBac transposable element-derived protein 3-like — MASGSKSQGPSIGVRSFYGRKPVGVNRVQPFVNVREYDDSSSDSDDNLALSSIAATSKRTATDAKKTTAAAKKKIPINWKKKNLEVKENYEFKVDYQNELDDDLEGLGSELSYFFYLFPKDLIEDIARQTVLYSVQSRPEKPVDITEGDIQKFIACVLYMSIVKLPSTRDYWSSSIGIPQVAKVMTVNRFEEIKRFIHFSDNATADKTDKINKIRPLVNKLNEQLRTIPIEESLAVDEQIVPFKGRHSIKQYNPKKPHKWGFKVFVLSGVSGFSYNFEVFTGGADNVCAQNEPDLGASSNVVVRLARVIPENCNYKLYVDNWFNSIPLNVYMYTKGIQMVGTVRRNRIGKCPVSSDKEIKKKGRGTHEERVATIDDVDVCVVSWFDNKVVKQTYRDTVPKPCYDL, encoded by the exons ATGGCGTCCGGCAGCAAATCTCAAGGTCCAT caattgGCGTAAGATCATTTTATGGGCGAAAACCTGTCGGCGTTAACCGAGTACAACCATTTGTAAATGTTAGGG AATATGATGACTCATCAAGTGACAGCGATGACAATTTGGCACTGAGTTCGATTGCGGCTACCTCGAAAAGAACAGCGACGGatgcaaaaaaaacaactgCTGCTGCAAAAAAAAAGATACCGATTAATTGGAAGAAAAAGAATCTTGAAGTAAAGGAGAACTATGAGTTTAAAGTTGACTACCAAAATGAACTAGATGATGATTTGGAGGGTCTTGGATCAGAGCTTTCGTATTTTTTCTACCTTTTCCCTAAAGATTTGATCGAAGATATTGCACGCCAAACTGTTTTATATTCAGTTCAATCACGTCCAGAAAAACCTGTTGATATCACAGAAGGTGACATTCAGAAATTTATTGCGTGTGTTTTATATATGTCAATCGTCAAGTTACCGAGTACTCGAGATTACTGGTCGTCCTCGATCGGTATTCCCCAAGTAGCAAAAGTGATGACAGTCAACCGCTTTGAagaaataaaacgttttattcATTTTAGTGATAATGCTACTGCTGATAAAactgacaaaataaataaaattcgcCCACTGGTTAACAAATTAAATGAGCAACTTCGAACAATACCTATTGAAGAAAGTTTAGCTGTTGACGAACAGATTGTCCCCTTCAAAGGGCGGCATTCCATCAAACAATATAACCCTAAAAAACCACATAAATGGGGCTTCAAAGTTTTCGTTTTGAGTGGCGTTTCAGGCTTTAGttataattttgaagtttttactGGTGGAGCAGATAATGTATGTGCCCAAAATGAGCCTGATCTTGGTGCAAGCAGTAACGTTGTCGTACGATTAGCACGAGTTATTCCTGAAAACTGTAATTACAAACTTTATGTTGATAATTGGTTCAATAGTATTCCACTAAACGTGTATATGTATACAAAAGGTATACAAATGGTAGGGACAGTTCGTCGTAACCGAATAGGAAAATGTCCAGTATCGTcagataaagaaataaaaaagaaaggtcGCGGAACTCATGAAGAACGTGTCGCAACAATAGATGATGTTGATGTCTGCGTTGTCTCGTGGTTTGATAATAAGGTGGTAAAACAAACATATCGAGACACCGTGCCCAAACCTTGTTACGATTTATAA